A region of uncultured Carboxylicivirga sp. DNA encodes the following proteins:
- a CDS encoding sulfatase codes for MMKLNRITKIYAFSLITICAVSCHNSLKEENKQMDTSRPNVVIFFLDDSGYGDLEHNGNPTIKTPNITKLADEGINFTQFYVASPACSASRYSLITGRYPSRSGFGSWVLSPDSKRYLHEHEFTLADGLKSIGYQTGIFGKWHMGSPNKNNNMPAESLPLAHGFDEWLGTNVSHDYNEAMLLKSNLHGNKPIAGYETLATNLPYDTLTMESLTEICTQEAISFIRRNKNKPFFAYIPYNMPHLGLFVNKKFKGVSRNGILGDVMEELDAAIGDVCNTLTELGIRKNTIIIFSSDNGPWVKYSNTPESKYGDTRLQVGYAAPFRDGKGSTYEGGLRVPGIISWPACIQGNRNEQTPISTLDILPTIFAITGVKLPDDHFTDGRDIRPLLMPDQYKEDLGEFKFFYSYDVNQPNAVRKGPWKLHIRIGSQTGNNYGYEASKEKPLLFQIEKDLNEKVNVADQHPEIVADLLNEIETYEKQIQEEGTYWDKK; via the coding sequence ATGATGAAACTGAATCGTATAACCAAAATTTATGCTTTCTCTTTAATTACGATATGTGCAGTATCCTGTCATAATTCTTTAAAAGAAGAGAATAAGCAGATGGATACTTCGAGGCCTAACGTGGTAATCTTTTTCCTCGATGATAGCGGATACGGTGACCTGGAACATAATGGAAATCCGACCATCAAAACCCCTAACATTACTAAACTAGCTGACGAAGGCATTAATTTCACCCAGTTTTATGTGGCAAGTCCAGCCTGCTCTGCTTCCCGATATAGTTTAATAACAGGACGCTACCCCAGCCGTTCAGGATTTGGCAGTTGGGTGCTTTCTCCAGATAGTAAAAGATATCTCCATGAACATGAGTTTACTCTGGCTGATGGACTTAAGTCTATTGGCTATCAAACCGGCATATTTGGCAAATGGCACATGGGCTCGCCCAATAAAAACAACAATATGCCCGCAGAATCACTTCCTCTTGCCCATGGCTTTGATGAGTGGCTTGGCACAAATGTATCCCATGATTACAATGAAGCAATGTTACTAAAAAGTAACCTCCATGGAAATAAACCCATTGCCGGATATGAGACTCTTGCTACCAATCTGCCTTATGACACACTCACGATGGAGTCTTTAACGGAGATTTGCACGCAGGAAGCCATAAGCTTTATCAGACGAAACAAAAACAAACCTTTTTTTGCTTATATCCCTTACAACATGCCCCATCTCGGCTTATTTGTAAATAAAAAGTTCAAGGGAGTATCACGCAATGGTATATTGGGAGATGTTATGGAGGAGTTGGATGCAGCTATTGGTGATGTATGCAACACATTGACTGAGTTGGGCATCCGCAAAAACACCATTATTATATTTTCTTCAGACAATGGTCCATGGGTAAAATACAGCAATACACCAGAAAGCAAATACGGTGATACCCGTTTACAGGTGGGGTATGCAGCTCCATTCCGCGATGGTAAAGGCTCAACATATGAAGGCGGCTTACGTGTTCCGGGTATTATCAGCTGGCCTGCCTGCATCCAGGGAAATCGAAACGAACAAACACCAATTTCAACCCTCGATATTCTGCCAACAATATTCGCCATTACAGGAGTTAAATTACCTGATGACCATTTTACAGATGGACGTGACATCAGACCATTATTAATGCCAGACCAATACAAAGAGGATCTGGGAGAATTCAAATTTTTCTACTCCTATGATGTTAATCAACCCAATGCTGTTCGCAAAGGCCCCTGGAAACTACATATCAGAATTGGATCACAAACAGGCAACAATTACGGTTACGAAGCTTCAAAAGAAAAACCGCTTTTATTTCAGATTGAAAAAGACTTAAACGAGAAAGTTAATGTGGCTGATCAACATCCTGAAATAGTAGCAGACCTTCTCAACGAAATAGAAACCTATGAGAAACAAATTCAAGAAGAGGGGACTTATTGGGATAAAAAATAA
- a CDS encoding amino acid permease, producing MKKKLNKELGLFDVFAISTGAMFSSGFFLLPGIASHYTGPSVFLAYMVAGILILPTMFSIAEISTALPRSGGAYFFLDRSLGPLFGTIGGLGTYFALMLKTTFAIIGIGAYAALFWNVPTKLVAIVATIFFMGLNLIGAKKTSAFQKIFVIFLLVILVTFIVDGLYSFFFDESIRQTSFENQFTPFMTNGLGGLFTSAGFVFVSYLGLTQIASVAEEIKNPERNIPLGMTLSLVVTGLIYGVGVFLMVGLIDPESFSQEMAPAAVAASKIFNWLPENTGVILMSIAALAAFASTGNAGLLSASRYPFAMGRDKLLPAVLSKIWGKGTPAIAILFTTIFIILFILLLSEEGIVKLASTFQLLIFIFINFSVIVFRNSKIESYDPGYTSPLYPFMQVIGIIISFLLIIYLGWIPILFTAGIIVMAVIWYHVHSRGKVKREGAIFHWFALLGQYQYDELENELMTILKEKGLREGDPFDETVINSRISIVKTPTNLGDILDKVTDYFRTELQCDKQTLRDRFVHSLDEDSVVALPGVLVFHVKSKNVLHPSMYTIVSKEVIEDVKPFKNPEPFAPIHICCFMINSDENPKQQLRMLSRLVDIMERPDMVQHLIKMDSHRAIKEYMLQNERFISIKLLKETAQSSMIGLQLKEVTLPKDVLVALIERDNKTFAPNGSTVLQEDDILTILGEEKSISKLFKSYISNNL from the coding sequence ATGAAAAAGAAATTAAACAAAGAACTGGGATTGTTTGATGTTTTTGCCATTAGCACCGGAGCCATGTTCAGCTCGGGTTTCTTTTTACTTCCGGGTATAGCCTCTCATTACACAGGCCCTTCCGTTTTTCTGGCATATATGGTAGCTGGCATATTGATATTACCTACTATGTTCAGTATTGCTGAAATATCAACCGCCTTGCCGCGATCCGGAGGAGCTTACTTTTTTCTTGATCGTAGTTTGGGACCTTTATTTGGCACCATTGGAGGATTAGGAACTTATTTCGCATTGATGCTGAAAACGACCTTTGCCATTATTGGTATTGGTGCTTATGCTGCACTTTTCTGGAATGTTCCAACCAAGTTGGTTGCCATTGTTGCCACAATTTTCTTTATGGGCTTAAACCTGATTGGCGCAAAAAAGACTTCTGCCTTTCAAAAAATATTTGTCATTTTTCTATTAGTCATATTGGTCACTTTTATTGTAGACGGACTTTATTCATTTTTCTTTGATGAATCAATAAGACAGACTTCCTTTGAAAACCAATTCACTCCTTTTATGACCAATGGATTGGGTGGTTTATTTACATCGGCTGGATTTGTTTTTGTATCATACCTGGGATTAACTCAGATAGCCAGTGTTGCTGAAGAGATAAAAAATCCGGAACGAAACATTCCGCTGGGAATGACCTTGTCGTTAGTTGTTACAGGACTTATCTACGGAGTCGGCGTTTTTCTGATGGTTGGCTTAATCGATCCTGAATCATTTTCTCAGGAAATGGCACCGGCAGCAGTAGCCGCTTCCAAAATATTTAACTGGCTCCCTGAAAATACAGGAGTAATACTTATGTCGATTGCCGCATTGGCAGCATTTGCTTCCACGGGTAATGCAGGTCTTTTATCAGCCTCCCGCTATCCATTTGCCATGGGAAGAGATAAATTACTGCCAGCTGTTCTGTCAAAAATATGGGGTAAAGGAACTCCTGCAATAGCCATCTTATTTACAACCATCTTTATTATCTTATTTATTTTACTATTGTCGGAAGAAGGCATTGTAAAACTGGCCAGTACCTTTCAATTGCTGATTTTTATATTTATCAATTTCTCAGTTATCGTTTTCCGAAACAGTAAAATTGAATCATACGATCCGGGATATACTTCACCTTTATATCCTTTTATGCAGGTAATTGGCATTATTATTTCCTTCTTACTAATAATCTATTTGGGTTGGATACCTATTCTTTTCACGGCCGGAATTATAGTAATGGCTGTTATTTGGTATCATGTTCATTCGCGCGGAAAAGTAAAACGCGAAGGAGCCATTTTTCACTGGTTCGCCCTGCTGGGGCAATACCAATACGATGAATTGGAAAATGAACTAATGACCATTTTAAAAGAAAAAGGATTAAGAGAAGGTGATCCTTTTGACGAAACCGTTATTAACTCAAGAATAAGCATTGTAAAAACACCCACCAATCTGGGTGATATTTTGGATAAGGTAACTGATTATTTTAGAACTGAATTGCAGTGTGATAAGCAAACCTTACGCGATAGATTTGTCCATTCTTTAGATGAAGATTCCGTTGTAGCTCTACCCGGAGTATTGGTTTTTCATGTGAAAAGCAAAAATGTACTGCACCCTTCGATGTATACCATTGTTAGTAAAGAAGTAATTGAAGATGTAAAACCATTTAAAAATCCGGAACCCTTTGCGCCGATACATATTTGCTGCTTTATGATTAACTCTGATGAAAATCCAAAACAGCAATTACGCATGCTTTCCCGCTTGGTTGATATTATGGAAAGACCGGATATGGTACAACACCTTATTAAAATGGATAGCCACCGTGCCATTAAGGAGTATATGTTACAAAACGAACGTTTTATCAGCATAAAACTATTGAAAGAAACGGCTCAGTCATCCATGATCGGACTTCAACTGAAAGAAGTAACGCTACCTAAAGATGTTTTGGTTGCCTTAATCGAAAGAGACAACAAAACATTTGCTCCAAACGGTTCTACTGTTTTGCAGGAAGATGATATACTTACTATTTTGGGTGAAGAAAAATCAATATCCAAACTATTTAAAAGTTATATCAGCAATAATCTTTAA